One genomic window of Mauremys mutica isolate MM-2020 ecotype Southern chromosome 5, ASM2049712v1, whole genome shotgun sequence includes the following:
- the LOC123371284 gene encoding uncharacterized protein LOC123371284, giving the protein MQTSKLAEADAKMTFPSPSQTEVHIQSSYFEVPELEDEMPTTPIKEKPLPLTLMEAQVQTSYVDIPAGNKWRSSRLQVEAQVQTSRLELPEAKEKAPSLSQTQAEMQTTRVEITEEKAAPLTPPDVKILEEEMLKEEVELKLPCPEYTEAQVQTSLVEIPVGQKWRSSRLCTEAQVQTSYQELPVVKSKTLPPQGTGVVKKVTEHAASKKLAKTSTRATPISVHLHVKMTPRRRNGNKKN; this is encoded by the exons ATGCAAACCTCCAAACTTGCAGAAGCAGACGCAAAGATGACCTTTCCTTCCCCATCACAAACTGAGGTTCACATCCAGTCTTCGTATTTTGAAGTACCAGAGTTGGAGGATGAGATGCCCACAACCCCAATCAAAGAGAAGCCCCTCCCCCTAACACTGATGGAGGCCCAGGTGCAAACTTCGTATGTAGACATACCAGCAGGGAATAAGTGGCGTTCATCACGACTACAAGTGGAAGCCCAGGTGCAAACCTCCAGGCTTGAACTGCCAGAGGCAAAAGAGAAGGCTCCTTCCCTATCCCAAACACAGGCTGAGATGCAAACCACCAGGGTTGAAATAACAGAAGAGAAAGCAGCACCTCTGACTCCTCCAGATGTTAAAATATTAGAAGAGGAGATGCTGAAGGAGGAGGTAGAGCTGAAGCTTCCATGCCCTGAATATACCGAGGCCCAGGTGCAGACCTCACTTGTTGAAATACCTGTGGGGCAGAAGTGGCGTTCATCCCGTTTATGTACCGAGGCCCAGGTGCAAACTTCATATCAAGAACTCCCAGTTGTGAAGAGCAAGACTTTGCCCCCACAAGGTACTGGGGTGGTAAAGAAGGTCACTGAGCATGCAGCATCAAAGAA ACTAGCAAAAACCTCGACACGAGCAACACCAATATCTGTGCACTTACATGTAAAGATGACTCCACGGCGCCGGAATGGGAATAAAAAGAACTAG